A single genomic interval of Lactococcus sp. S-13 harbors:
- the uxuA gene encoding mannonate dehydratase, with protein sequence MEMTMRWFGANADKVKLADIAQVPGVKGVVGMIMDIPAGEVWPKERIKALKDEVEAAGLTLKVIESVNIHDDIKIGLPTRDKYIENYKTTIRNLAEFGIEVICYNFMPVFDWLKSDLDYRLADNSQTMAFVAKDIPADPQVIIDRVQAADGGFSLPGWEPERLSEVKRLFDAYKDVDEAKLRENFAYFLKAIIPTCEEVGIKMAVHPDDPPYPMFGLPRVVKNRDDLDWICNVVDSPSNAITLCTGSIAEDPANDVYAIMAEFVKRDRIPFAHVRNIKFLPSGEKDFYEAPHKSEYGSLDMHKILKAMYDNGFDGYIRPDHGRMIWGETGRPGYGLFDRALGASYLSGLWEALEKADK encoded by the coding sequence ATGGAAATGACAATGCGCTGGTTTGGTGCCAATGCAGACAAGGTCAAACTTGCTGACATCGCCCAAGTGCCAGGTGTAAAAGGTGTAGTTGGAATGATTATGGATATTCCAGCAGGAGAAGTTTGGCCCAAAGAACGCATCAAAGCGCTCAAAGATGAAGTCGAAGCAGCTGGCTTGACTCTCAAAGTGATTGAGTCGGTCAACATTCACGACGACATCAAAATCGGCCTGCCAACACGCGATAAGTATATCGAAAACTACAAGACAACCATTCGTAACTTGGCGGAGTTTGGCATTGAAGTCATCTGCTACAACTTCATGCCTGTCTTTGACTGGCTCAAGTCTGACTTGGACTATCGTTTAGCAGATAATTCACAAACCATGGCCTTTGTAGCCAAGGATATTCCGGCTGACCCACAAGTCATCATTGACCGTGTGCAAGCCGCTGACGGCGGATTTTCTCTGCCTGGCTGGGAACCTGAACGTCTGAGCGAAGTCAAACGCTTATTCGATGCTTACAAGGACGTGGACGAAGCTAAATTGCGTGAAAACTTTGCTTATTTCCTGAAAGCCATCATTCCAACTTGTGAGGAAGTCGGTATCAAAATGGCGGTTCACCCTGATGATCCCCCTTATCCAATGTTTGGTCTGCCGCGCGTGGTAAAAAATCGTGATGATTTGGATTGGATTTGCAACGTGGTCGATAGCCCTTCAAATGCCATTACACTCTGTACGGGCTCAATCGCTGAAGACCCAGCCAATGACGTCTATGCTATCATGGCCGAATTTGTCAAACGGGACCGTATTCCATTTGCTCACGTGCGCAATATTAAATTCCTGCCAAGCGGCGAAAAAGACTTCTACGAAGCTCCGCACAAGTCTGAATATGGCTCACTTGATATGCACAAAATCCTCAAAGCCATGTATGACAACGGTTTTGACGGCTATATCCGTCCAGATCACGGTCGCATGATTTGGGGTGAAACTGGTCGTCCGGGCTACGGTTTATTCGACCGCGCGCTGGGTGCTAGCTATCTGAGCGGCCTTTGGGAAGCCTTGGAAAAAGCCGACAAATAA
- the purB gene encoding adenylosuccinate lyase encodes MAKIWSEENKFKAWLEVEILADEAWAELGEIPAADVVKIRENASFDVARILEIEKETRHDVVAFTRAVSETLGEERKWVHYGLTSTDVVDTAYGYLYKQANDILRQDLQNFAEIVKNKALEHKYTVMMGRTHGVHAEPTTFGLKLATWYSEMKRNIERFEHAAKAVEAGKISGAVGTFANIPPFVESYVCEKLGTRAQEISTQVLPRDLHAEYFQALALIATSIERMATEIRGLQKSEQREVEEFFAKGQKGSSAMPHKRNPIGSENMTGLARVIRGHALTALEDVSLWHERDISHSSAERIIAPDTTELLDYMLNRFGNIVKNLTVFPENMKRNMDATFGLIYSQHVMLLLIEKGMTREAAYDLVQPLTAKSWDEQVMFRPLVESNAQIREYLTDEDIEAAFDYNYHLTRVDAIFDRVFD; translated from the coding sequence ATGGCGAAAATTTGGTCAGAAGAAAATAAATTCAAAGCATGGCTTGAAGTCGAAATTCTTGCAGATGAAGCCTGGGCAGAACTTGGAGAAATTCCAGCAGCAGATGTGGTAAAAATTCGTGAAAATGCGAGCTTTGATGTGGCACGCATTTTGGAAATTGAAAAAGAAACGCGTCACGACGTGGTTGCTTTCACACGCGCCGTATCTGAAACTTTAGGCGAAGAACGCAAATGGGTGCACTATGGTTTGACTTCAACGGATGTGGTCGATACAGCTTATGGTTACCTCTATAAGCAGGCCAATGACATTTTGCGACAAGATTTACAAAATTTTGCGGAGATTGTGAAAAATAAAGCTTTGGAGCACAAATACACGGTCATGATGGGAAGAACCCATGGTGTCCATGCCGAACCAACCACTTTTGGCTTAAAATTGGCGACTTGGTACAGCGAAATGAAGCGCAATATCGAGCGTTTTGAGCACGCAGCCAAGGCTGTTGAAGCAGGTAAAATTTCTGGTGCCGTGGGTACATTTGCCAATATCCCACCATTTGTGGAAAGTTATGTTTGTGAAAAATTAGGTACGCGTGCACAAGAAATTTCAACTCAAGTTCTACCACGTGACTTGCACGCTGAATACTTCCAAGCGCTGGCTTTGATTGCGACATCAATTGAGCGCATGGCCACTGAAATCCGTGGTCTGCAAAAATCTGAGCAACGTGAAGTGGAAGAATTTTTCGCCAAAGGACAAAAAGGTAGCTCAGCTATGCCCCACAAACGTAATCCAATTGGCTCTGAAAACATGACAGGTCTTGCGCGCGTGATTCGTGGACACGCGCTTACAGCACTTGAGGACGTTAGCCTTTGGCATGAGCGCGACATTTCACACAGTTCTGCTGAACGCATTATTGCGCCAGACACAACGGAGCTTTTGGACTATATGCTCAACCGTTTTGGTAATATTGTCAAAAACCTGACAGTTTTTCCAGAAAATATGAAACGCAATATGGATGCCACATTTGGTCTAATTTATAGCCAACACGTTATGCTCCTCTTGATTGAAAAGGGCATGACTCGTGAAGCTGCCTACGATTTGGTGCAGCCTTTGACTGCCAAATCTTGGGATGAGCAAGTCATGTTCCGTCCACTGGTTGAATCTAATGCACAAATTCGTGAGTATCTGACTGATGAAGATATTGAAGCAGCATTTGACTATAACTATCATTTGACTCGTGTTGACGCTATTTTTGATCGTGTCTTTGATTAA
- a CDS encoding sugar kinase, with translation MAEFITIGEPLVVLAAQETDQSLAEASHFEKFLAGAELNVAVGLSRLGHKATYLSKVGADAFGQFIIEATKKAGIDTTHLTTDKQHLTGFYLKQKVSHGDPAVDYFRKNSAAANLSAEEMVDLDLFQVKIAHLSGIFPALSETSLESFRLFNQKLNAANILTVFDPNLRPALWESREKMIAITNELAKGSQIILPGINEGKILMGSEDPEAIADFYLNQSDLTQTVIVKLGAKGALVKEKAGETYTVSGFRVEKVVDTVGAGDGFAVGLESALLEGKSIQEAVKRACAIGALAVQSQGDSEAYPTQTELASFYKTQK, from the coding sequence ATGGCAGAATTTATCACAATCGGCGAGCCACTGGTCGTCTTAGCCGCTCAAGAAACTGACCAAAGCCTTGCCGAAGCCAGTCACTTTGAAAAATTTTTGGCTGGCGCCGAGCTCAATGTAGCTGTCGGTCTTAGCCGTTTGGGTCATAAAGCGACTTATCTCTCAAAAGTTGGTGCTGATGCTTTTGGTCAGTTCATCATTGAAGCCACCAAAAAAGCAGGCATTGACACGACTCATCTAACCACAGACAAGCAACATCTGACAGGCTTTTACCTCAAACAAAAAGTCAGTCATGGTGATCCTGCGGTTGATTATTTCCGCAAAAATTCAGCTGCGGCCAATCTATCGGCGGAAGAAATGGTTGATTTGGACTTATTCCAAGTGAAAATCGCCCATTTATCAGGTATTTTTCCAGCTCTATCAGAAACAAGTTTAGAAAGTTTTCGCTTATTCAATCAAAAATTAAATGCCGCCAATATTTTAACCGTTTTTGACCCTAATTTGCGACCAGCCCTTTGGGAAAGTCGGGAAAAAATGATTGCCATTACCAATGAATTAGCCAAAGGTAGCCAAATTATCCTCCCTGGTATCAATGAAGGAAAAATCCTTATGGGTTCAGAAGACCCTGAAGCCATTGCTGATTTTTATCTGAATCAAAGTGATTTAACGCAGACGGTCATTGTCAAACTTGGTGCCAAAGGGGCTTTGGTCAAAGAAAAGGCGGGAGAAACATATACAGTTTCTGGCTTCAGAGTTGAAAAAGTAGTCGATACAGTCGGTGCTGGTGATGGTTTTGCTGTAGGACTGGAGTCGGCCCTCCTTGAAGGAAAATCAATCCAGGAGGCCGTCAAACGGGCCTGTGCCATCGGTGCGCTTGCCGTCCAAAGTCAAGGCGATAGTGAAGCTTATCCTACTCAAACAGAATTAGCAAGCTTTTACAAAACACAAAAATAA
- the uxaC gene encoding glucuronate isomerase has protein sequence MKFLSEDFLLDNETAKSLFHNHAEKMPIIDYHCHLDPKEIYENKKYDNLTQIWLGGDHYKWRLLRANGVPEKLITGDGDDYEKFLAFAKTLESSFGNPIYEWTHLELKRFFRIDKLISRETAREIYDQANQLLATDAFTPRNLIKNSNVKVVCTTDDPASELPYHKLLAAEEKNFKVLPALRPDNLITITNGHFADYLTELSAVSGVSIKTFDDIIKALSQRFEFFSQMGGRLSDHSLSTYYFAQADKATLDQIVAKAMANQGLTDLEYNQYMTELMLEIMKLNQKYDWTMQLHVNVNRSINGPALRTIGKDTGFDSMGTQANISEELTKLFSKAAESSSIPKTILYSLNQNDWLELAVMIGCFQGDGVQQLQLGAGWWFNDTAEGMEKQLQTFASQSLLPNFVGMLTDSRSFLSYPRHEYFRRVLCNFIGGLVEVGRIPDDEALVGKMIENISYNNVHDYFGFFEDKIKESD, from the coding sequence ATGAAATTTTTATCTGAAGACTTTTTGTTAGACAACGAAACAGCCAAATCCCTTTTCCACAATCACGCCGAAAAGATGCCCATCATTGACTACCACTGTCATTTGGACCCTAAAGAAATCTACGAAAACAAAAAATACGACAACCTGACCCAAATCTGGCTGGGTGGTGACCACTACAAATGGCGCCTTTTGCGAGCTAACGGCGTGCCAGAAAAATTGATTACCGGCGATGGCGACGACTACGAAAAATTCTTGGCTTTTGCCAAGACCCTGGAAAGTTCTTTCGGCAATCCCATTTACGAATGGACCCACTTGGAACTCAAACGCTTTTTCCGCATTGACAAATTGATTTCGCGCGAAACGGCCAGAGAAATCTATGACCAAGCCAATCAGTTACTTGCCACAGATGCTTTTACACCACGCAATCTTATCAAAAATTCTAATGTCAAAGTGGTCTGCACCACTGATGACCCAGCATCTGAACTGCCTTATCACAAACTTTTAGCAGCCGAAGAAAAAAACTTCAAAGTCTTGCCAGCCCTACGTCCTGACAATCTCATTACCATTACTAACGGCCATTTTGCCGACTATCTGACAGAGCTGTCAGCAGTTTCTGGAGTTAGCATCAAGACTTTTGACGACATCATCAAGGCCCTCAGCCAACGTTTTGAATTTTTCAGCCAAATGGGCGGACGTTTGTCAGATCATTCTCTATCGACTTACTATTTCGCTCAAGCCGACAAGGCCACTTTGGACCAAATCGTCGCTAAAGCGATGGCAAATCAAGGCCTGACTGACCTGGAATACAACCAATATATGACTGAGCTTATGCTTGAAATCATGAAACTCAACCAAAAATACGATTGGACCATGCAATTGCACGTCAATGTCAACCGCTCAATCAACGGCCCAGCCCTGCGTACCATTGGTAAAGACACAGGCTTTGACAGCATGGGTACCCAAGCCAACATTTCTGAAGAACTGACTAAATTGTTCAGCAAAGCGGCCGAATCAAGCAGCATTCCAAAAACCATTCTCTATTCACTCAACCAAAACGACTGGCTAGAATTGGCCGTCATGATTGGCTGCTTCCAAGGCGATGGCGTCCAACAGTTGCAACTGGGTGCCGGCTGGTGGTTCAACGATACGGCTGAAGGCATGGAAAAGCAACTGCAAACCTTCGCTTCACAAAGCCTGCTGCCTAATTTCGTAGGGATGTTGACGGACTCACGCAGCTTTCTCAGCTATCCTCGTCACGAATATTTCCGCCGCGTGCTCTGCAATTTCATCGGTGGCTTAGTCGAAGTCGGACGTATTCCAGATGATGAAGCCTTGGTGGGCAAGATGATTGAAAACATCAGCTACAACAACGTTCATGACTACTTTGGATTTTTTGAAGATAAGATAAAGGAGTCTGACTAA
- a CDS encoding GntR family transcriptional regulator, producing the protein MNELNFNLQNQAYKQIIGKILRNEYKPGQKISQKNIEEDLQLGRTPVREALLRLRRDGLIYTIPQSGTYVTKIDLDAANNARFIRENLERKIVSEAALLKDSLLLMQARDAIKLQEKYAANAEFANFFNADEEFHKTFYLMTDHAQVWDWLQTINIQFNRFRWLRLSISELPWGTLIEQHKEILDAIEQHDPETAVSAAAKHLHLMFEEEMAVLQTFPEYFDNLPQ; encoded by the coding sequence ATGAATGAATTGAATTTTAACCTTCAGAATCAAGCCTATAAGCAAATTATTGGTAAAATTCTTCGAAATGAATACAAGCCTGGACAAAAAATTTCACAAAAAAATATTGAAGAAGATTTGCAACTTGGGCGAACACCTGTTCGTGAAGCTCTATTACGCCTGCGCCGTGACGGATTGATTTACACCATCCCTCAATCGGGAACTTATGTCACAAAGATTGACCTGGATGCTGCAAACAATGCTCGCTTTATTCGTGAAAACTTGGAGCGCAAAATTGTGTCTGAAGCTGCATTATTGAAGGATAGTCTTCTTCTGATGCAGGCCAGAGATGCTATAAAACTTCAAGAGAAATATGCGGCCAATGCTGAGTTTGCCAACTTTTTTAATGCTGACGAAGAGTTTCACAAGACATTTTATCTGATGACTGATCATGCCCAGGTCTGGGACTGGCTCCAAACCATCAATATTCAATTTAATCGTTTTCGTTGGCTCAGATTATCCATTTCTGAGTTGCCTTGGGGCACTTTGATTGAACAGCATAAAGAAATTTTGGATGCTATTGAGCAACATGATCCCGAAACTGCAGTCAGTGCTGCTGCCAAACATTTACATCTAATGTTTGAAGAAGAAATGGCTGTTCTGCAAACTTTCCCCGAATATTTTGATAATTTACCACAATAA
- a CDS encoding aldose 1-epimerase family protein yields MFTLENQELLVQINPIGAELTHVIEQKSGFDFIWNDERWPKHAPILFPAIGRSTKDQYLIDGKTYPMQQHGFATDYEFQVLNDEVDTLTLELKANDQTRQSYPFAFNFQVTYHLSGKNLSVVFKVTNQDQKELSFSLGFHPAFNLPGIFEDYSLAFSPENQVLKQFEIVKNPFPYRSGKQKVADKPVSNLQLTRPFFEKGLVILDNDINVVELTSNSSNYAVKVKMADFPYLCLWTKEDIALPYLCIEPFQGLPDVIDQEQELLQKEGNIKLAAGKSADYQVQLSFEN; encoded by the coding sequence ATGTTTACATTAGAAAACCAAGAATTACTTGTTCAAATCAATCCTATCGGTGCCGAATTGACCCACGTTATTGAACAAAAAAGCGGCTTTGATTTCATCTGGAATGACGAACGCTGGCCAAAACACGCACCAATTCTTTTCCCAGCCATCGGTCGCTCCACCAAGGACCAATACTTAATCGATGGCAAAACCTATCCCATGCAACAACACGGCTTTGCCACCGACTACGAATTTCAAGTGCTCAACGACGAAGTCGATACTTTGACTTTGGAGTTGAAAGCAAATGACCAAACTCGCCAATCTTATCCCTTTGCCTTTAATTTTCAAGTGACTTATCACTTGTCTGGCAAGAATTTGTCAGTGGTTTTCAAGGTGACCAACCAAGACCAAAAAGAGCTGTCCTTTTCACTGGGCTTCCACCCTGCTTTCAATTTGCCAGGGATCTTTGAAGATTACAGCTTGGCTTTTAGCCCTGAAAATCAAGTCCTCAAACAATTTGAAATCGTCAAAAATCCATTTCCATACCGTTCTGGTAAGCAAAAAGTTGCTGACAAACCTGTCAGTAACTTACAGCTGACTCGCCCTTTCTTTGAAAAAGGCTTGGTCATCTTGGACAATGACATTAATGTTGTTGAACTGACTTCAAACAGCTCAAACTATGCCGTCAAAGTCAAAATGGCTGATTTCCCTTACCTTTGCCTGTGGACCAAAGAAGACATAGCCCTGCCTTACCTCTGCATCGAACCATTCCAAGGTCTGCCAGACGTAATTGACCAAGAGCAAGAACTCCTGCAAAAAGAAGGTAACATCAAACTAGCTGCTGGCAAATCTGCCGACTACCAAGTCCAACTGTCCTTTGAAAACTAA
- a CDS encoding mannitol dehydrogenase family protein, whose amino-acid sequence MVKLVDNYLEKAEEFKKAGIQIPSFDQEKISEHTVENPIWVHFGGGNLFRCFHAVVAQELLDKGEMSSGIIVAETWDDEVIDKIYHAYDNRFLSVTMKSDGTFDKKLIASVTDSLYFNATNIEAWAELTRTFENPSLQFATLSITEKGYSLHDSQGQLTNLVLSDTQASGKPKTNMGAITYLLYARYKAGKFPIAMVSTDNFSENGQKLQDAVLTIAKGWVENEIVEQDFYDYLVNPHKVSFPWSMIDRITPNPSEAVAKLLKADGFEDTEILHSAKRTNVAPFGNTEEVHYLVIEDSFPNGRPALEKAGVIMTDRETVNDADQMKVTACLNPLHTALAIFGSVLGYQSISSEVANPDLLALIKNLGYGEALPVVKDPKIIDPADFIEQLLTKRLPNKNIPDTPQRIASDTSQKIPVRYGVTIGHYIENPRFSVKELEFIPLVIAAWCRYLMGFNDELESFTPSPDPLLDELQAVVADVKIGQAEQNIHEILKPILSNHQIFPNEMYKTGLAEKVENYFTDMIASKGAIVATLQKALKEHGKEY is encoded by the coding sequence ATGGTAAAGTTAGTCGATAATTACTTGGAGAAGGCTGAGGAGTTTAAAAAAGCTGGTATTCAAATCCCGTCATTTGATCAGGAAAAAATTTCGGAACATACAGTGGAAAATCCTATCTGGGTACACTTTGGTGGAGGAAATCTTTTCAGATGTTTCCATGCTGTGGTGGCTCAAGAGCTGCTTGATAAGGGTGAGATGAGTTCTGGTATCATTGTCGCTGAAACTTGGGACGACGAAGTCATTGATAAGATTTATCACGCTTATGACAATCGCTTTTTGTCAGTCACCATGAAATCTGATGGTACTTTTGACAAAAAACTGATTGCTAGTGTGACCGACAGCCTTTATTTTAATGCGACCAATATAGAAGCTTGGGCTGAGTTGACACGGACTTTTGAAAATCCTTCCTTACAATTTGCAACACTTTCTATTACCGAAAAAGGTTATTCACTACATGACTCGCAAGGACAGTTAACAAATCTGGTACTTTCTGATACTCAAGCTTCAGGAAAACCCAAAACTAACATGGGGGCCATCACTTATCTGCTCTATGCCCGCTACAAAGCTGGTAAATTCCCTATCGCTATGGTTTCCACGGATAACTTCTCAGAAAATGGTCAAAAATTACAGGATGCGGTTTTGACCATTGCCAAAGGTTGGGTGGAAAATGAAATCGTGGAACAAGATTTTTACGACTATCTGGTCAATCCGCACAAGGTGAGTTTCCCATGGTCCATGATTGACCGCATCACACCAAATCCTTCTGAAGCTGTAGCCAAACTGCTCAAAGCAGATGGTTTTGAAGATACGGAAATCTTGCACAGCGCTAAACGTACTAACGTAGCGCCCTTTGGCAACACTGAAGAAGTACACTATCTGGTCATCGAAGACAGCTTTCCTAACGGTCGTCCAGCTCTTGAAAAAGCAGGCGTCATCATGACGGACCGCGAAACGGTCAACGACGCGGACCAAATGAAAGTCACAGCTTGTCTGAACCCACTGCATACGGCGCTGGCTATTTTCGGTAGCGTGCTTGGCTATCAATCCATCTCTAGTGAAGTGGCCAACCCTGATTTGTTGGCTTTGATTAAAAATCTGGGTTACGGCGAAGCTTTGCCAGTGGTCAAAGATCCTAAAATCATTGACCCAGCGGATTTCATTGAACAGTTATTAACTAAACGTCTGCCTAATAAAAATATTCCGGATACGCCACAACGGATTGCCTCAGATACTTCACAAAAAATCCCAGTGCGATATGGGGTGACCATTGGGCATTATATTGAAAATCCCCGTTTTTCTGTCAAAGAATTGGAATTTATTCCCTTGGTCATCGCTGCTTGGTGTCGTTATTTGATGGGGTTCAATGATGAGTTGGAAAGCTTCACGCCAAGTCCAGACCCACTGCTTGACGAATTGCAAGCTGTCGTGGCGGATGTGAAAATTGGTCAAGCTGAGCAAAATATTCACGAAATTTTGAAGCCGATTTTGTCCAATCATCAAATTTTCCCAAATGAAATGTACAAGACAGGATTGGCAGAAAAAGTTGAAAATTATTTCACTGACATGATTGCGAGCAAGGGCGCTATCGTTGCAACCTTGCAAAAAGCGTTGAAAGAACATGGAAAAGAATACTGA
- a CDS encoding MFS transporter: protein MAEKQKTSWVYTPKEITTRRGLLYGLTDLMGGGWNNIVSGVIFVFVLSQGISPLFTGAVLGIGRIIDAIWSLFFGAITDRFYRTRLGKRFGRRHFWIATGGILFAILFPMFWISTTSWQYYLWVYVAIEIAISMILIPWETLPTEMSPDYQKRTTLSGSRMFISATGTAIVFFTLAVLKSFNNPNAYLYTGITWTVIFVIAIFTSWRASWERPLTPDFLAELDAEPRLGFTGFLKKTVTDYFGTFKNKSFRKHLLIYLLSFTGKDFYSTLLPTFIVIGVSGMSANSPWILQALSAFGIISTIAAVKIMVSHGPKYLFTLSYIAIIIAMLGYFIVYITGISDPMWMLIIVSIIYQLGRGILEFTPWNVFPFIPDVDRIYTHGDKAGVYASVMTFFRKSTGALATYIAGWALEEIGFNSTTMTSHANTPMGIQHGIMLLFVFVPIILVGLALIAARTFKLNRHNHDILKVELARLENGGSKADVTPEARQVVEMLTGHAYEECWPEKADI from the coding sequence ATGGCAGAAAAACAAAAAACTTCATGGGTTTACACACCTAAAGAAATCACTACAAGACGCGGCCTCCTCTATGGTCTGACAGACCTAATGGGCGGTGGATGGAATAATATCGTATCAGGAGTTATCTTTGTTTTCGTGCTTTCTCAGGGGATTAGTCCTTTGTTTACAGGAGCTGTTCTTGGAATTGGACGAATTATTGACGCAATCTGGTCTCTTTTCTTTGGCGCCATTACTGATCGATTTTATCGAACGCGTTTGGGGAAACGTTTTGGCCGTCGTCATTTTTGGATTGCCACAGGTGGTATACTTTTTGCGATATTATTTCCCATGTTCTGGATTTCAACCACGAGTTGGCAGTATTACCTTTGGGTTTATGTGGCTATTGAAATTGCGATTTCAATGATTTTAATCCCTTGGGAAACTTTGCCCACTGAAATGTCACCAGATTATCAAAAGCGGACAACTTTGTCAGGAAGTCGGATGTTTATCTCAGCCACAGGGACAGCGATTGTCTTCTTCACACTTGCTGTTTTAAAATCATTCAACAATCCAAATGCTTATCTCTATACAGGGATTACGTGGACGGTCATCTTTGTTATTGCTATTTTCACTTCGTGGCGGGCAAGTTGGGAACGTCCATTGACGCCAGATTTTTTGGCTGAACTTGATGCCGAACCTCGTCTTGGCTTCACTGGATTTTTGAAAAAAACAGTCACAGACTACTTTGGAACTTTCAAAAATAAATCTTTCCGTAAACATTTGTTGATTTACCTTCTGTCTTTCACAGGCAAAGACTTCTATTCAACTTTACTCCCTACTTTCATTGTCATCGGTGTTTCTGGGATGTCGGCAAATTCACCATGGATTCTGCAAGCTCTCTCTGCCTTTGGGATTATTTCAACAATTGCTGCCGTTAAAATCATGGTTTCACACGGTCCTAAGTATCTCTTTACATTGAGCTACATAGCTATTATTATTGCCATGTTGGGTTACTTCATCGTTTACATCACGGGGATTAGTGACCCTATGTGGATGTTGATTATCGTTTCAATCATTTACCAACTTGGTCGTGGGATTTTGGAATTCACACCTTGGAATGTCTTTCCGTTCATTCCTGATGTTGACAGAATCTATACCCATGGTGACAAAGCTGGGGTTTACGCTTCAGTCATGACTTTCTTCCGTAAATCAACTGGTGCACTTGCGACCTATATTGCAGGTTGGGCCCTTGAAGAAATCGGGTTTAATTCAACAACCATGACCTCTCACGCCAATACGCCTATGGGCATTCAACATGGTATCATGCTACTATTTGTCTTCGTTCCTATTATTTTGGTTGGTTTAGCTTTGATTGCTGCAAGAACTTTCAAACTCAATCGCCACAATCACGATATTTTAAAAGTTGAACTGGCTCGTTTGGAAAATGGTGGTTCAAAAGCTGACGTTACTCCAGAGGCTCGCCAAGTTGTAGAAATGCTGACAGGACACGCTTATGAAGAATGTTGGCCAGAAAAGGCTGACATATAA